In Daphnia magna isolate NIES linkage group LG6, ASM2063170v1.1, whole genome shotgun sequence, the following are encoded in one genomic region:
- the LOC123473849 gene encoding uncharacterized protein LOC123473849: MENNFFDEESISSEELNQIGSYWNTDWDSYYEESLVRPYSRQETPWQLISFGDPRYQDLDPDDPVYIAACRDLKEKQEKQAIAEKEEVAKAYEEALAKSKKEDEILEEKKGEIIRYAKGKFFPYLAVSVPRRNQTTGIRHQT; encoded by the exons atggaaaacaacttTTTCGACGAAGAGTCAATCTCGAGTGAGGAGCTCAATCAGATAGGTTCTTATTGGAACACTGATTGGGACTCCTACTACGAAGAATCTCTAGTAAGACCGTATTCGCGTCAGGAAACCCCCTGGCAGCTCATCTCGTTCGGAGACCCGCGTTATCAGGATCTAGATCCTGATGACCCGGTGTATATAGCAGCCTGTAGGGA CCTAAAAGAAAAGCAGGAGAAACAGGCCATCGCCGAGAAAGAAGAAGTAGCCAAAGCTTACGAGGAAGCTTTGGCTaaatcgaaaaaagaagacgaaatcctagaagaaaagaaaggcgaAATCATCAGATATGCCAAAgggaaattttttccttaCCTAGCCGTTTCGGTTCCACGACGGAACCAAACGACTGGGATACGGCATCAGACCTAA